The Procambarus clarkii isolate CNS0578487 chromosome 91, FALCON_Pclarkii_2.0, whole genome shotgun sequence genome includes a region encoding these proteins:
- the LOC123773944 gene encoding large ribosomal subunit protein eL15 isoform X2 has protein sequence MGAYKYMQEIYRKKQSDVMRFLLRIRAWQYRHLNKLHRAPRPTRPEKARRLGYKAKQGFVIYRIRIRRGGRKRPVPKGATYGKPKSHGVNQLKPTRNLQSLAEERTGRRLGGLRVLNSYWVAQDSTYKYFEVILVDIRHNVIRKSGSLNWICKHTQKHREMRGKTSAGRKHRGLGRGFHYSQTKGGSRRSCWLRHNTLSLRRKR, from the exons ATGGGTGCATATAAATATATGCAAGAGATATACAGGAAGAAGCAGAGCGATGTCATGCGCTTCTTGCTTCGTATACGTGCATGGCAATATCGGCATTTGAACAAACTGCACCGTGCTCCTAGACCAACTCGTCCAGAGAAAGCCCGTCGCTTGGGATACAAGGCTAAGCAAG GTTTTGTGATCTACCGCATTCGTATTCGGAGGGGTGGTCGTAAGCGCCCAGTGCCCAAAGGTGCCACATATGGTAAGCCAAAGAGCCATGGTGTGAATCAGCTGAAACCAACCCGCAACTTGCAGTCACTGGCTGAG GAGCGCACTGGTCGGAGGCTTGGTGGACTTCGTGTGCTAAACAGCTACTGGGTTGCTCAAGACTCTACATACAAGTACTTTGAAGTGATTTTGGTTGACATTCGCCATAATGTTATTCGAAAGAGTGGTTCACTCAACTGGATATGCAAGCATACACAGAAGCACCGCGAGATGCGTGGCAAGACATCAGCAGGTCGCAAACATCGTGGTTTAGGACGTGGCTTCCACTACTCCCAGACAAAGGGAGGATCACGTCGCTCTTGCTGGTTGAGGCACAATACTTTATCTCTCCGCAGGAAGCGTTAA
- the LOC123773944 gene encoding large ribosomal subunit protein eL15 isoform X1: protein MACTITCSTCIKMGAYKYMQEIYRKKQSDVMRFLLRIRAWQYRHLNKLHRAPRPTRPEKARRLGYKAKQGFVIYRIRIRRGGRKRPVPKGATYGKPKSHGVNQLKPTRNLQSLAEERTGRRLGGLRVLNSYWVAQDSTYKYFEVILVDIRHNVIRKSGSLNWICKHTQKHREMRGKTSAGRKHRGLGRGFHYSQTKGGSRRSCWLRHNTLSLRRKR from the exons ATGGCCTGCACTATCACCT GTTCCACCTGCATCAAGATGGGTGCATATAAATATATGCAAGAGATATACAGGAAGAAGCAGAGCGATGTCATGCGCTTCTTGCTTCGTATACGTGCATGGCAATATCGGCATTTGAACAAACTGCACCGTGCTCCTAGACCAACTCGTCCAGAGAAAGCCCGTCGCTTGGGATACAAGGCTAAGCAAG GTTTTGTGATCTACCGCATTCGTATTCGGAGGGGTGGTCGTAAGCGCCCAGTGCCCAAAGGTGCCACATATGGTAAGCCAAAGAGCCATGGTGTGAATCAGCTGAAACCAACCCGCAACTTGCAGTCACTGGCTGAG GAGCGCACTGGTCGGAGGCTTGGTGGACTTCGTGTGCTAAACAGCTACTGGGTTGCTCAAGACTCTACATACAAGTACTTTGAAGTGATTTTGGTTGACATTCGCCATAATGTTATTCGAAAGAGTGGTTCACTCAACTGGATATGCAAGCATACACAGAAGCACCGCGAGATGCGTGGCAAGACATCAGCAGGTCGCAAACATCGTGGTTTAGGACGTGGCTTCCACTACTCCCAGACAAAGGGAGGATCACGTCGCTCTTGCTGGTTGAGGCACAATACTTTATCTCTCCGCAGGAAGCGTTAA